A window of the Oncorhynchus masou masou isolate Uvic2021 chromosome 13, UVic_Omas_1.1, whole genome shotgun sequence genome harbors these coding sequences:
- the LOC135553380 gene encoding olfactory receptor 6N1-like, which translates to MENTTQVKLFYLFGLQETFNNKSIYFILSLITYLLIVTVNLTLIITIIQEKGLHEPMYIFLCSLCVNGLYGTAGFYPKFLLDLQSDVQVISYGGCLTQTYVIYTSVLCEMSTLTVMSYDRYVAICRPLLYHTIVTSLTVRKLLLFSWCYSLFTGLIAISLTVRVPLCGSRIDKIFCDIPSILKHACFSITVNQIWSKCLVLVHVLQVLYIVFSYCQIVRTCVKSSKGRIKFTQTCVPHLLTIVIFITVTLFDNLQGWNNVNITLNMRNAMAVQFVIIPPVLNPVIYGLNLKQIRRAVLIKCNAHKIINIRC; encoded by the coding sequence ATGGAGAACACAACCCAAGTCAAGTTATTTTATCTCTTTGGCTTACAAGAGACATTTAACAACAAATCGATCTATTTCATCTTGTCTCTTATCACATATCTTCTCATCGTCACTGTGAATCTGACTCTGATCATAACAATCATTCAGGAGAAAGGTCTCCATGAGCCCATGTATATCTttctgtgtagtctgtgtgtcAATGGATTGTATGGAACTGCTGGTTTCTACCCCAAGTTCTTACTGGACCTTCAGTCAGATGTTCAGGTGATATCTTATGGTGGATGTTTGACTCAAACATATGTAATATACACATCTGTCCTGTGTGAAATGTCTACTTTAACAGTGATGTCATACGACAGGTATGTGGCAATATGCAGACcactactataccataccattGTGACATCTTTAACTGTTAGAAAGTTACTCTTATTTTCTTGGTGTTATTCTTTATTTACAGGACTCATAGCAATTAGTTTAACCGTCAGAGTTCCTTTGTGTGGATCTCGCATTGATAAAATCTTCTGTGACATTCCGTCTATACTGAAACATGCATGTTTTTCCATTACCGTTAATCAGATTTGGAGCAAATGCCTCGTATTGGTTCATGTTTTACAGGTACTTTATATTGTATTTTCTTACTGTCAGATTGTAAGGACTTGTGTAAAGTCGTCTAAGGGAAGGATTAAGTTCACACAGACATGTGTGCCACATTTATTAACAATTGTTATTTTCATCACAGTGACCCTGTTTGACAATTTGCAAGGGTGGAATAATGTAAATATTACACTAAATATGCGTAATGCAATGGCCGTACAATTCGTTATTATACCACCTGTCTTAAACCCTGTCATATATGGACTTAACCTCAAGCAGATTCGACGGGCAGTTCTTATAAAGTGTAATGCACATAAAATCATAAATATAAGATGTTAG
- the LOC135553381 gene encoding olfactory receptor 1D2-like, with translation MENSTQVKLFYLFGLQETFNNKSVYFTLSLITYLLIITVNLTLIITIIQQKGLHEPMYIFLCSLCVNGLYGTAGFYPKFLLDLQSDVQVISYGGCLTQTFVIYTSVMCEMSTLTVMSYDRYVAICRPLLYHTIVTSLTVRKLLLFSWCYPLIIGLIVVSLTVRVPLCGSRIDKIFCDIPSILKHACLPIPINQILNKFL, from the exons ATGGAGAACTCAACCCAAGTCAAGTTATTTTATCTCTTTGGCTTACAAGAGACATTTAACAACAAATCGGTCTATTTTACCTTGTCTCTTATCACATACCTTCTCATCATCACTGTGAATCTGACTCTGATCATAACAATCATTCAGCAGAAAGGTCTCCATGAGCCCATGTATATCTTTCTGTGTAGTCTATGTGTCAATGGATTGTACGGAACTGCTGGTTTCTACCCCAAGTTCTTACTGGACCTTCAGTCAGATGTTCAGGTGATATCTTATGGTGGATGTTTGACTCAAACCTTTGTAATATACACATCTGTCATGTGTGAAATGTCTACTCTAACAGTGATGTCATACGACAGGTATGTGGCAATATGCAGACCACTACTATATCATACCATTGTGACATCTTTAACTGTTAGAAAGTTACTCTTATTTTCTTGGTGTTATCCTTTAATTATAGGACTCATAGTAGTTAGTTTAACCGTCAGAGTTCCTTTGTGTGGATCTCGCATTGACAAGATCTTCTGTGACATTCCGTCTATACTGAAACATGCATGTTTACCCATTCCCATCAATCAAATTTTGAACAAATTT CTAtag